A region of Plectropomus leopardus isolate mb chromosome 16, YSFRI_Pleo_2.0, whole genome shotgun sequence DNA encodes the following proteins:
- the arv1 gene encoding protein ARV1 → MMEKDGFRCVECNQKATELHRDYSNGILKITICESCQKPVDKYIEYDPVIILIDAILCKTQAFRHILFNTSLNIHWKLCVFCLLCEAYLRWSLLHGSEQSSDPADIIRYTKEWDFYHMFGLAALELSAFCGGVLWFLWVVVGRLQGGTLEPSLLLRALLLSCYGKVLLIPAVIWEHDYSPLCFGLIKMFVLTSNSQAIRVILNSSRRLSLLAVCLGLLSETCVAQACKKLSWSIQDMLTFE, encoded by the exons ATGATGGAGAAAGATGGCTTTAGGTGTGTTGAATGTAACCAAAAAGCAACGGAGTTACATCGGGATTACAGTAACGGGATCCTGAAGATAACCATATGT gagTCGTGCCAGAAGCCAGTGGACAAATACATTGAATATGACCCAGTTATCATCCTGATTGATGCTATTCTGTGTAAGACGCAGGCGTTCAGACACATCCTGTTCAACACAAGCTTGAAT ATCCACTGGAAGTTGTGTGTGTTCTGCCTGCTGTGCGAGGCGTACCTCAGGTGGTCTCTGCTTCATGGCTCCGAGCAGAGCAGTGACCCCGCTGACATCATCAGGTACACCAAGGAATGGGATTTCTACCACATGTTTGGATTGGCCGCTCTCG AGCTGTCAGCGTTCTGCGGCGGCGTGCTGTGGTTCCTTTGGGTGGTGGTTGGACGCCTGCAGGGTGGGACCCTCGAGCCCAGCCTGCTCCTCAGAGCGCTGCTGCTGTCCTGCTACGGCAAGGTCCTCCTCATCCCCGCTGTCATCTGGGAGCACGACTACTCTCCGCTCTGCTTCGGCCTCATCAAGATGTTTGTGCTCACCTCGAACTCACAGGCGATCAGAG TGATCCTGAACAGCAGTAGACGCCTGTCGTTGCTGGCCGTGTGTTTAGGCCTGCTGTCAGAGACGTGCGTCGCTCAGGCCTGTAAAAAGCTTTCATGGAGCATCCAGGACATGTTGACATTTGAATGA